In Arthrobacter sp. UKPF54-2, the following are encoded in one genomic region:
- a CDS encoding EAL domain-containing protein, translating into MACDGCTTSSKLDFDFSMAFQPIYDAVAGRVWGYEALVRGVSGEGAYHVLSQVAPEQKYRFDQDCRVKAIELASRLFPAGEDLILSINFMPNAVYEPAACLRATLLAARRCSFPTSSIMFEFTENEEVSDTSHLTNIITEYRKHGFTTAIDDFGAGHAGLGLLVDFQPDLIKIDMKLIRGIDASPARQAVVAGIIGIAGELGITVLAEGIETEAEYLVLKDAGIRLFQGYWFAKPAFEELPRIDAVPVSVPVSGAATIA; encoded by the coding sequence ATGGCATGCGACGGCTGCACGACGTCGTCAAAACTCGACTTCGATTTCAGCATGGCCTTCCAGCCCATCTATGACGCGGTTGCCGGTCGCGTCTGGGGCTACGAAGCGCTGGTGCGGGGCGTGTCCGGCGAGGGGGCTTACCACGTCCTGTCACAGGTGGCACCCGAGCAGAAGTACCGCTTCGACCAGGACTGCCGCGTCAAGGCTATCGAACTGGCGTCGCGGCTGTTTCCTGCGGGCGAGGATTTGATTCTCTCCATCAACTTCATGCCGAACGCGGTCTACGAACCGGCGGCATGCCTGCGGGCGACGCTGCTCGCGGCCCGGCGCTGCAGTTTTCCGACGTCGTCGATCATGTTCGAGTTCACGGAGAACGAGGAGGTTTCCGACACCTCCCACCTCACCAACATCATCACCGAATACCGCAAGCACGGGTTCACCACGGCCATCGACGACTTCGGCGCCGGCCATGCCGGGCTGGGGCTCCTGGTCGACTTCCAGCCCGACCTGATCAAGATCGACATGAAGCTGATCCGGGGAATCGATGCCAGCCCGGCGCGCCAGGCCGTCGTCGCCGGCATCATCGGCATCGCCGGGGAGCTCGGCATCACGGTTCTCGCCGAAGGCATCGAAACCGAGGCGGAGTACCTGGTCCTGAAGGACGCCGGCATCCGGCTGTTCCAGGGCTACTGGTTCGCGAAACCCGCCTTCGAGGAGCTTCCCCGGATCGATGCCGTGCCGGTTTCCGTGCCCGTGTCCGGCGCCGCCACTATCGCTTAG
- the murI gene encoding glutamate racemase has product MAAPVAKPYPRIIMTSASSTDPAASAAAETAAGSAGNAGLGERPIGVFDSGVGGLTVARSIIDQLPNESILYVGDTAHGPYGPLPIAEVRANALGVMDELVDSGVKLLTIACNSASAAVLRDARERYTARYGIPVIEVIQPAVRRAVAATRSGRVGVIGTSATVGSRAYEDTFAAAPDLHITSVACPAFVPYVEAGITTGPELLAVAREYLEPLKAAGVDTVVLGCTHYPLLTGVISYVMGEDVTLVSSAEETAKDVYRALASRGLERTGSTAPEHHFIATGDAAQFEHLARRFLGPEVLSVRHVDHVAAQYPTGSLARITPEMIAAAQAGANRPRISNFVSADIVSADGAPLTGLRGSGL; this is encoded by the coding sequence ATGGCCGCGCCTGTGGCGAAGCCCTATCCTCGAATAATCATGACTTCAGCATCGAGCACGGATCCGGCAGCGTCTGCTGCGGCGGAGACCGCAGCGGGCAGCGCCGGAAATGCCGGGCTGGGGGAGCGCCCGATCGGCGTCTTCGACTCCGGCGTCGGCGGCCTCACGGTGGCGCGGTCCATCATTGACCAGCTGCCCAACGAATCCATCCTCTACGTCGGCGACACCGCGCACGGTCCCTACGGCCCGCTGCCCATCGCCGAGGTCCGCGCCAATGCCCTGGGCGTGATGGACGAGCTGGTGGATTCGGGCGTCAAGCTGCTCACCATCGCGTGCAACTCGGCCTCCGCCGCCGTGCTCCGCGACGCCCGGGAACGCTACACGGCCCGGTACGGCATCCCGGTGATCGAAGTGATCCAGCCGGCCGTGCGCCGCGCGGTGGCCGCCACCCGCAGCGGCCGGGTCGGCGTGATCGGCACCTCTGCCACCGTCGGTTCCCGCGCCTACGAGGACACCTTCGCGGCGGCGCCGGACCTGCACATCACCTCCGTGGCCTGCCCGGCGTTTGTGCCCTACGTGGAGGCCGGCATTACCACCGGACCGGAGCTGCTCGCCGTCGCCCGCGAATACCTTGAGCCGCTCAAGGCCGCCGGGGTGGACACCGTGGTGCTCGGCTGCACGCACTACCCGTTGCTGACAGGCGTCATCTCCTACGTCATGGGCGAGGACGTCACGCTTGTCTCCAGCGCGGAGGAGACCGCCAAGGACGTTTACCGGGCGCTCGCCTCCCGCGGACTGGAGCGCACGGGCAGCACCGCGCCCGAGCACCACTTCATCGCCACCGGCGACGCCGCGCAGTTCGAGCACCTCGCCCGCCGCTTCCTCGGCCCCGAGGTGCTCAGCGTGCGCCACGTGGACCATGTCGCGGCGCAGTACCCCACGGGCAGCCTCGCCCGGATCACCCCGGAAATGATTGCGGCGGCGCAGGCCGGCGCGAACCGGCCGCGCATCTCCAACTTCGTCTCCGCTGATATTGTCTCCGCCGACGGGGCGCCGCTGACCGGGCTCCGGGGGTCCGGCCTGTGA
- a CDS encoding MBL fold metallo-hydrolase has product MKLTIVGCTGSFPGPGSPASCYLLTAHDGERSWKIVLDLGSGALGAIQRYTDLEDIDGIFLTHLHPDHCMDLCGLHVAVRWKPGGWGRGRIPVWGPAATADRMATAYGLDLDPGMHEEFDFSNWSERKPVTMGPFTVTPFAVNHPVEEAYALRVEVTEPDKDGSPVTRVLSYSGDTDSCAGLEDAARDADLFLCEAAFEEGRDDGIKDVHLTGKRAGEAAVAAGARRLLLTHIPVWTSPTTVTAEAKEVFGQHVAVAVAGVHYTV; this is encoded by the coding sequence GTGAAGCTGACCATCGTGGGGTGTACCGGGTCCTTTCCCGGTCCCGGCTCGCCGGCGTCGTGCTATCTGCTGACCGCGCACGACGGCGAGCGGAGCTGGAAGATTGTGCTTGACCTCGGCAGTGGCGCCCTCGGCGCGATCCAGCGGTACACCGACCTCGAGGACATCGACGGGATCTTCCTGACCCACCTGCACCCGGACCACTGCATGGACCTGTGCGGGCTGCACGTCGCGGTGCGCTGGAAGCCGGGCGGCTGGGGCCGGGGCCGGATCCCGGTCTGGGGACCGGCGGCGACCGCGGACCGGATGGCGACCGCCTACGGCCTGGACCTGGACCCGGGCATGCACGAGGAATTCGACTTCAGCAACTGGTCCGAGCGCAAGCCGGTGACTATGGGCCCGTTTACCGTCACCCCGTTCGCGGTGAACCACCCCGTCGAGGAGGCCTACGCCTTGCGGGTGGAGGTGACCGAGCCGGACAAGGACGGCTCCCCGGTCACACGGGTGCTGAGCTACTCCGGGGACACCGACTCCTGCGCCGGCCTCGAGGACGCCGCCCGCGACGCCGACCTGTTCCTCTGTGAGGCGGCGTTCGAGGAAGGCCGCGACGACGGCATCAAGGACGTCCACCTGACCGGCAAACGTGCCGGCGAAGCCGCCGTGGCCGCCGGAGCGCGTCGCCTGCTGCTGACCCACATCCCGGTCTGGACGTCCCCGACCACCGTGACGGCCGAGGCCAAAGAGGTCTTCGGCCAGCACGTGGCCGTCGCCGTCGCGGGCGTGCACTACACCGTCTGA
- the rph gene encoding ribonuclease PH, with protein MTSEALTAPVIRADGRTPDQLRPISITRGWSKQAEGSALIEFGNTRVLCTASLTEGVPRWLKGEGRGWVTAEYAMLPRATNTRSARESVKGKIGGRTHEISRLIGRSLRSIIDTKALGENTIVLDCDVLQADGGTRTAAITGAYVALAEAIRFARENKLIARNAQPLVDTIAAVSVGIIDGVPMLDLPYVEDVRAETDMNVVVTGSGKFVEVQGTAEGAPFDRDELNKLLDLALLGTEQLAAIQRETLAEAP; from the coding sequence ATGACTTCCGAAGCCCTCACTGCCCCCGTCATCCGCGCCGATGGCCGCACCCCCGACCAGCTCCGCCCGATCAGCATCACTCGCGGCTGGTCTAAGCAGGCCGAAGGCTCGGCGCTGATCGAGTTCGGCAACACCCGGGTGCTCTGCACGGCGTCGCTGACCGAGGGCGTGCCGCGCTGGCTCAAAGGCGAGGGCCGGGGCTGGGTCACGGCCGAATACGCCATGCTGCCGCGGGCCACCAACACCCGCTCCGCCCGGGAGTCCGTCAAGGGCAAAATCGGCGGCCGCACACACGAGATCTCCCGGCTGATCGGCCGCTCGCTGCGCTCGATTATCGACACCAAGGCCCTCGGCGAAAACACGATCGTGCTGGACTGCGACGTCCTGCAGGCCGACGGCGGGACCCGCACCGCGGCGATCACCGGCGCTTACGTCGCGCTCGCCGAGGCCATCCGCTTCGCCCGCGAGAACAAACTGATCGCCCGCAACGCCCAGCCGCTGGTGGACACCATCGCGGCCGTCTCGGTGGGCATCATCGACGGCGTGCCGATGCTGGACCTGCCGTATGTGGAGGACGTCCGGGCCGAGACCGATATGAACGTCGTGGTGACGGGCTCGGGCAAGTTCGTTGAGGTCCAGGGCACCGCCGAGGGCGCCCCCTTTGACCGGGACGAGCTCAACAAGCTCCTGGACCTGGCCCTGCTCGGCACCGAGCAGCTCGCCGCCATCCAGCGCGAAACCCTGGCCGAGGCCCCGTGA
- the rdgB gene encoding RdgB/HAM1 family non-canonical purine NTP pyrophosphatase, protein MSGAPTADRQPRPVLVLATHNQGKLRELRELLRGQLPGLDVDTQVVDAGAVGAPDVVETGVTFAENSLLKARAVAEATGLVAIADDSGLAVDVLGGAPGIFSARWAGRHGDEAANLRLLLDQLSDVPDGYRGAAFVCAAALAVPAQHGGQAREVVEYGQLEGTLLREPRGAGGFGYDPVLQPSGLDRSCAELSAEEKNAISHRGHAFRALLPAIVEALAGR, encoded by the coding sequence GTGAGCGGCGCCCCCACAGCGGACCGGCAGCCCCGCCCGGTGCTCGTCCTTGCCACACACAACCAGGGCAAGCTGCGGGAGTTGCGGGAGCTGCTGCGCGGGCAGCTGCCCGGGCTCGACGTCGACACACAGGTGGTGGACGCCGGCGCCGTCGGGGCCCCCGACGTCGTCGAAACCGGGGTGACGTTCGCGGAGAACTCGCTGCTCAAGGCCCGGGCGGTGGCGGAGGCGACCGGCCTCGTCGCGATCGCCGACGACTCCGGCCTGGCCGTGGACGTCCTCGGCGGCGCGCCCGGGATCTTCTCCGCCCGTTGGGCCGGACGGCACGGGGACGAGGCCGCGAACCTGCGGCTGCTGCTGGACCAGCTCTCCGACGTGCCGGACGGATACCGCGGCGCTGCCTTTGTCTGCGCCGCGGCGCTGGCAGTGCCCGCACAGCACGGCGGGCAGGCCCGCGAGGTGGTCGAGTACGGCCAGCTGGAAGGCACGCTGCTGCGTGAACCGCGCGGCGCCGGCGGCTTCGGCTACGACCCGGTGCTCCAGCCGAGCGGACTGGACCGCAGCTGCGCCGAACTGAGCGCCGAAGAGAAAAACGCCATCAGCCACCGCGGCCACGCCTTCCGGGCGCTGCTGCCGGCCATCGTCGAGGCGCTGGCGGGCAGGTAG
- a CDS encoding VTT domain-containing protein has translation MHDAAVTTLAGAGPVQPHLSSLLPDWLNPQVFLADPALAPWVVLLVCGIIFAETGLLIGFFLPGDSMLFTAGLLVATDTIKFNIWAFAALIIVSAIIGNQTGYLIGSKAGPAIFNKPDSKLFKRENVESAHAFFEKHGGKALILARFVPIIRTFVPVIVGVAQMSKRKFFLYNVIGAVLWGGGVTLLGYLLGDSVPWVRNNLDIIFIAIVLLSVIPIGIEVVRGFIAKRQAAKYGTDVVEEFIEEHEPEEERKTP, from the coding sequence CTGCACGACGCCGCCGTGACCACGCTCGCGGGCGCCGGACCGGTCCAGCCGCATCTGTCCTCGCTCCTGCCCGACTGGCTCAATCCCCAGGTCTTCCTGGCCGACCCGGCCCTGGCGCCGTGGGTTGTGCTCCTGGTCTGCGGCATCATTTTCGCCGAAACCGGCCTGCTGATCGGCTTCTTCCTGCCGGGCGATTCGATGCTCTTCACGGCCGGGCTGCTCGTCGCGACGGACACCATCAAGTTCAACATCTGGGCGTTTGCCGCGCTGATCATCGTTTCGGCGATCATCGGCAACCAGACCGGCTACCTGATCGGTTCCAAGGCCGGTCCCGCCATCTTCAACAAGCCCGACTCCAAGCTGTTCAAGCGCGAAAACGTGGAGAGCGCCCACGCGTTCTTCGAAAAGCACGGCGGCAAGGCGCTGATCCTGGCCCGCTTCGTCCCCATCATCCGGACCTTTGTGCCGGTGATCGTCGGCGTGGCCCAGATGAGCAAGCGCAAGTTCTTCCTCTACAACGTGATCGGCGCCGTGCTCTGGGGCGGCGGCGTCACCCTGCTTGGCTACCTGCTGGGCGACAGTGTGCCGTGGGTGCGCAACAACCTGGACATCATCTTCATCGCGATCGTCCTGCTCTCCGTCATCCCGATCGGCATCGAAGTGGTCCGCGGTTTCATCGCCAAGCGCCAGGCGGCGAAGTACGGCACCGACGTCGTCGAGGAGTTCATCGAGGAGCACGAGCCCGAGGAAGAGCGCAAGACGCCTTAA
- a CDS encoding exonuclease domain-containing protein: MGLDFTAIDFETANGFRGSPCAVGLSKVRGGVVVEEASWLMRPPANHDAFDHHNVRIHGIRPEQVAGLPRFGELFPEIGAFIGDDVLAAHNAAFDLGVIRSGLEVSGLPGPAYDYVCTVMLSRRCYSLVSNSLPYAAAEAGVPLLNHHDAAEDARACAGILIDIAARNGAASIAELYLSLGLALSRQPAFDPRCDPLSKATRSALGALAAGQGPLAAARPFRPGWPEEGENPEPNAEAEPGHPLFGQTVVFTGELAIPRPEAKLRSAELGARPESRVTARTTVLVVGDGFVAADLRSGRLTGKARRVLELHERGQRIEVVSEGEFLQMVGGHVAAAS; encoded by the coding sequence GTGGGTTTGGACTTTACGGCGATCGACTTCGAGACCGCGAACGGCTTCCGCGGCTCGCCGTGCGCCGTGGGCCTGAGCAAGGTGCGCGGCGGCGTCGTCGTGGAGGAAGCCTCCTGGCTGATGCGACCGCCCGCCAACCACGATGCCTTTGACCACCACAACGTCCGGATCCACGGGATCCGGCCCGAGCAGGTGGCCGGCCTGCCCCGCTTCGGTGAGCTCTTCCCGGAGATCGGCGCGTTCATCGGCGATGACGTGCTGGCCGCCCACAACGCCGCGTTCGACCTGGGCGTGATCCGGTCCGGCCTGGAGGTGTCCGGGCTGCCCGGCCCCGCCTATGACTACGTCTGCACCGTGATGCTGTCCCGGCGCTGCTACTCGCTGGTGTCCAACTCACTGCCCTACGCCGCCGCGGAGGCCGGGGTCCCGCTGCTGAACCACCACGACGCCGCCGAGGATGCGCGCGCCTGCGCCGGCATCCTGATCGACATCGCCGCCCGCAACGGCGCCGCCAGCATCGCCGAGCTCTACCTCTCGCTGGGGCTGGCCTTGTCCCGCCAGCCGGCCTTTGACCCGCGCTGCGACCCGCTCTCCAAGGCCACCCGGTCGGCGCTTGGGGCGCTGGCCGCCGGCCAGGGACCGCTCGCGGCCGCCCGCCCGTTCCGGCCGGGCTGGCCGGAGGAGGGGGAGAACCCGGAACCCAATGCCGAGGCCGAACCGGGCCATCCGCTGTTCGGGCAGACCGTGGTGTTCACCGGGGAACTGGCGATTCCGAGACCTGAGGCAAAGCTGCGTTCGGCCGAGCTCGGCGCCCGGCCCGAGAGCCGCGTCACCGCCCGCACCACGGTCCTGGTGGTGGGGGACGGTTTTGTCGCGGCGGACCTGCGCTCGGGCCGGCTGACCGGCAAGGCGCGCCGGGTGCTTGAACTGCATGAACGCGGCCAGCGGATCGAGGTGGTCTCCGAGGGGGAGTTCCTGCAGATGGTGGGCGGCCACGTGGCCGCGGCCAGCTGA
- a CDS encoding DUF4395 domain-containing protein, protein MSKLISAQARTAENGAAPARAAQAPAAGPLGGVDWGKVFAFPNPVNEYSARITAALVVLLSLATLLTGFGWGLAVIAAGFWLRVLFGPRISPFGILSVKVLTPWLGKKRLVPGPPKRFAQGIGAALSTTAAVLLAAGISPAAWILLAALIVAASLEAFAGFCLGCAIFGMLQRRGLIPEDVCEACNNISLRRP, encoded by the coding sequence ATGAGCAAACTGATCTCGGCACAGGCCCGCACCGCGGAAAACGGCGCCGCACCGGCCCGCGCCGCACAGGCGCCCGCCGCCGGCCCGCTGGGCGGAGTGGACTGGGGCAAGGTGTTTGCCTTCCCGAATCCGGTGAACGAGTACTCTGCGCGGATCACCGCGGCCCTCGTGGTGCTGCTCTCCCTCGCGACGCTCCTGACCGGTTTCGGCTGGGGGCTGGCGGTGATCGCGGCGGGCTTCTGGCTGCGTGTGCTGTTCGGCCCGCGGATCTCGCCCTTCGGCATCCTCTCGGTCAAGGTCCTGACGCCGTGGCTGGGCAAAAAGCGCCTGGTCCCCGGGCCGCCGAAGCGCTTTGCCCAGGGCATCGGCGCGGCGCTGTCCACCACGGCCGCCGTCCTCCTTGCCGCCGGCATCTCCCCGGCCGCCTGGATCCTGCTCGCGGCCCTGATCGTGGCCGCGTCCCTGGAGGCCTTCGCCGGGTTCTGCCTCGGCTGCGCGATCTTCGGGATGCTGCAGCGCCGCGGACTCATCCCCGAGGATGTCTGCGAAGCCTGCAACAACATTTCGCTTAGGCGCCCGTAA